From a single Chlamydia muridarum str. Nigg genomic region:
- a CDS encoding Ulp1 family isopeptidase: MAKISSFSSLPTFDAPKSPPSLFSQSSLLGKIARIIVALFLILVSLGLILIAYRFSDLLNCKFCITKTTELPIPSTKIPISSPPVPTTPPYQKKEPTLPQKNPKISENLLSQEVVQDYLSSGRLPELAILDNSQMFQFMCVLHDQYPKLLPNDCLIPLTIFNYREEICNTIQDKLKADQGQYCSLGDLQCPITCSPENYHQLLQQSRVLPFLLWYDPEPTNHQQTLEKMQEIASQGTPGNSHWTVIVVDLDARCITYFDSLVNYIASTDEMERRMKSLACCLANIGLCKNNGCPFDVHVAVNESLQNWMGSCCGLWCCQYMKWYMDHSHTGILQKIPDSLAYKTLLLQSLHSTFEKLMKKYADLSWPTT, translated from the coding sequence ATGGCAAAAATTTCTAGTTTTTCCTCACTGCCGACTTTTGATGCACCAAAATCTCCTCCCTCTTTGTTTTCTCAAAGCAGTCTATTAGGGAAAATCGCTAGAATAATCGTTGCTTTATTTTTGATTCTTGTTTCTTTAGGTCTTATCCTTATCGCTTATAGGTTCTCCGATCTGTTAAACTGCAAATTTTGTATAACCAAAACTACCGAATTACCCATACCTTCTACTAAGATACCGATATCTAGTCCTCCAGTTCCTACGACTCCACCTTATCAAAAAAAGGAACCTACTCTTCCCCAAAAAAATCCAAAAATTTCCGAGAATTTACTCTCCCAAGAGGTAGTGCAGGATTACTTAAGCTCTGGTCGACTACCCGAACTTGCTATCTTGGATAATTCTCAAATGTTTCAGTTTATGTGCGTTTTACACGATCAATATCCTAAGCTTTTGCCTAACGATTGCTTAATTCCATTAACTATTTTCAACTATCGCGAGGAAATTTGTAATACCATTCAAGACAAGTTAAAAGCTGATCAAGGTCAATACTGCTCTCTTGGAGATCTACAATGCCCCATAACTTGTTCTCCTGAAAATTACCATCAGCTATTGCAACAGTCTCGTGTACTGCCCTTCTTACTTTGGTATGATCCTGAGCCCACAAACCATCAACAAACTCTTGAAAAAATGCAAGAGATTGCTTCCCAAGGGACTCCAGGAAATAGTCACTGGACAGTAATTGTTGTAGACTTGGATGCTCGGTGCATCACTTATTTTGATAGCTTAGTTAATTATATCGCCTCAACAGATGAGATGGAACGTCGAATGAAAAGTTTAGCTTGTTGTCTTGCAAATATAGGGCTATGTAAAAACAACGGCTGTCCTTTTGATGTGCACGTCGCCGTTAACGAATCTTTACAAAACTGGATGGGATCCTGTTGTGGTCTGTGGTGCTGCCAATACATGAAGTGGTATATGGACCATTCTCATACAGGAATTTTGCAAAAAATTCCTGATTCCCTGGCATATAAAACTCTCCTTCTCCAATCACTACACTCTACTTTTGAAAAGCTTATGAAAAAATACGCCGATCTTTCGTGGCCAACAACTTAG
- a CDS encoding polymorphic outer membrane protein middle domain-containing protein encodes MKKLFFFVLIGSSILGFTREVPPSILLKPILNPYHMTGLFFPKVNLLGDTHNLTDYHLDNLKCILACLQRTPYEGAAFTVTDYLGFSDTQKDGIFCFKNLTPESGGVIGSPTQNTPTIKIHNTIGPVLFENNTCHRLWTQTDPENEGNKAREGGAIHAGDVYISNNQNLVGFIKNFAYVQGGAISANTFAYKENKSSFLCLNNSCIQTKTGGKGGAIYVSTSCSFENNNKDLLFIQNSGCAGGAIFSPTCSLIGNQGDIVFYSNHGFKNVDNATNESGDGGAIKVTTRLDITNNGSQIFFSDNISRNFGGAIHAPCLHLVGNGPTYFTNNIANHTGGAIYITGTETSKISADHHAIIFDNNISANATNADGSSSNTNPPHRNAITMDNSAGGIELGAGKSQNLIFYDPIQVTNAGVTVDFNKDASQTGCVVFSGATVLSADISQANLQTKTPATLTLSHGLLCIEDRAQLTVNNFTQTGGIVALGNGAVLSSYQHSTTDATQTPPTTTTTDASVTLNHIGLNLPSILKDGAEMPLLWVEPISTTQGNTTTYTSDTAASFSLNGATLSLIDEDGNSPYENTDLSRALYAQPMLAISEASDNQLQSESMDFSKVNVPHYGWQGLWTWGWAKTENPTTTPPATITDPKKANQFHRTLLLTWLPAGYIPSPKHKSPLIANTLWGNILFATENLKNSSGQELLDRPFWGITGGGLGMMVYQEPRKDHPGFHMHTSGYSAGMITGNTHTFSLRFSQSYTKLNERYAKNYVSSKNYSCQGEMLLSLQEGLMLTKLIGLYSYGNHNSHHFYTQGEDLSSQGEFHSQTFGGAVFFDLPLKPFGRTHILTAPFLGAIGMYSKLSSFTEVGAYPRTFITETPLINVLIPIGVKGSFMNATHRPQAWTVELAYQPVLYRQEPSISTQLLAGKGMWFGHGSPASRHALAYKISQKTQLLRFATLQLQYHGYYSSSTFCNYLNGEVSLRF; translated from the coding sequence ATGAAAAAACTGTTCTTTTTTGTCCTTATTGGAAGCTCTATACTGGGATTTACTCGAGAAGTCCCTCCTTCGATTCTTTTAAAGCCTATACTAAATCCATACCATATGACCGGGTTATTTTTTCCCAAGGTTAATTTGCTTGGAGACACACATAATCTCACTGATTACCATTTGGATAATCTAAAATGCATTCTGGCTTGCCTACAAAGAACTCCTTATGAAGGAGCTGCTTTCACAGTAACCGATTACTTAGGTTTTTCAGATACACAAAAGGATGGTATTTTTTGTTTTAAAAATCTTACTCCAGAGAGTGGAGGGGTTATTGGTTCCCCAACTCAAAACACTCCTACTATAAAAATTCATAATACAATCGGCCCCGTTCTTTTCGAAAATAATACCTGTCATAGACTGTGGACACAGACCGATCCCGAAAATGAAGGAAACAAAGCACGCGAAGGCGGGGCAATTCATGCTGGGGACGTTTACATAAGCAATAACCAGAACCTTGTCGGATTCATAAAGAACTTTGCTTATGTTCAAGGTGGAGCTATTAGTGCTAATACTTTTGCCTATAAAGAAAATAAATCGAGCTTTCTTTGCCTAAATAACTCTTGTATACAAACTAAGACGGGAGGGAAAGGTGGTGCTATTTACGTTAGTACGAGCTGCTCTTTCGAGAACAATAACAAGGATCTGCTTTTCATCCAAAACTCCGGCTGTGCAGGAGGAGCTATCTTCTCTCCAACCTGTTCTCTAATAGGAAACCAAGGAGATATTGTTTTTTACAGCAACCACGGTTTTAAAAATGTTGATAATGCAACTAACGAATCTGGGGATGGAGGAGCTATTAAAGTAACTACCCGCTTGGACATCACCAATAATGGTAGTCAAATCTTTTTTTCTGATAATATCTCAAGAAATTTTGGAGGAGCTATTCATGCTCCTTGTCTTCATCTTGTTGGTAATGGGCCAACCTATTTTACAAACAATATAGCTAATCACACAGGTGGGGCTATTTATATAACAGGAACAGAAACCTCAAAGATTTCTGCAGATCACCATGCTATTATTTTTGATAATAACATTTCTGCAAACGCCACCAATGCGGACGGATCTAGCAGCAACACTAATCCTCCTCACAGAAATGCGATCACTATGGACAATTCCGCTGGAGGAATAGAACTTGGTGCAGGGAAGAGCCAGAATCTTATTTTCTATGATCCTATTCAAGTGACGAATGCTGGAGTTACCGTAGACTTCAATAAGGATGCCTCCCAAACCGGATGTGTAGTTTTCTCTGGAGCGACTGTCCTTTCTGCAGATATTTCTCAGGCTAATTTGCAAACTAAAACACCTGCAACGCTTACTCTCAGTCACGGTCTTCTGTGTATCGAAGATCGTGCTCAGCTCACAGTGAACAATTTTACACAAACAGGAGGGATTGTAGCCTTAGGAAATGGAGCAGTTTTAAGCAGCTACCAACACAGCACTACAGACGCCACTCAAACTCCCCCTACAACCACCACTACAGATGCTTCCGTAACTCTTAATCACATTGGATTAAATCTCCCCTCTATTCTTAAGGATGGAGCAGAGATGCCTCTATTATGGGTAGAACCTATAAGCACAACTCAAGGTAACACTACAACATATACGTCAGATACCGCGGCTTCCTTCTCATTAAATGGAGCCACACTCTCTCTCATTGATGAAGATGGAAATTCTCCCTATGAAAACACGGACCTCTCTCGTGCATTGTACGCTCAACCTATGCTAGCAATTTCTGAGGCCAGTGATAACCAATTGCAATCCGAAAGCATGGACTTTTCTAAAGTTAATGTTCCTCACTATGGATGGCAAGGACTTTGGACCTGGGGGTGGGCAAAAACTGAAAATCCAACAACAACTCCTCCAGCAACAATTACTGATCCGAAAAAAGCTAATCAGTTTCATAGAACTTTATTATTAACGTGGCTCCCTGCTGGTTATATCCCCAGCCCTAAACATAAAAGCCCTTTAATAGCTAATACCTTGTGGGGGAATATACTTTTTGCAACGGAAAACTTAAAAAATAGCTCAGGGCAAGAACTTCTTGATCGTCCTTTCTGGGGAATTACAGGAGGGGGCTTGGGGATGATGGTCTATCAAGAACCTAGAAAAGACCATCCTGGATTCCACATGCATACCTCCGGATATTCAGCAGGAATGATTACAGGAAACACACATACCTTCTCATTACGATTCAGCCAGTCCTATACAAAACTCAATGAACGTTATGCCAAGAACTATGTGTCTTCTAAAAATTACTCTTGCCAAGGGGAAATGCTTTTGTCCTTACAAGAAGGACTCATGCTGACTAAACTAATTGGTCTCTATAGTTATGGGAATCACAACAGCCACCATTTCTATACCCAAGGAGAAGACCTATCGTCTCAAGGGGAGTTCCATAGTCAGACTTTTGGAGGGGCTGTCTTTTTTGATCTACCTCTGAAACCTTTTGGAAGAACACACATACTTACAGCTCCTTTCTTAGGTGCCATTGGTATGTATTCTAAGCTGTCTAGCTTTACAGAAGTAGGAGCCTATCCAAGAACCTTTATTACAGAAACGCCTTTAATCAATGTCCTGATTCCTATCGGAGTAAAAGGTAGCTTCATGAATGCCACCCATAGACCTCAGGCCTGGACTGTAGAGCTTGCTTACCAACCTGTTCTTTACAGACAAGAACCTAGTATCTCTACCCAATTACTCGCTGGTAAAGGTATGTGGTTTGGGCATGGAAGTCCTGCATCTCGCCACGCTCTAGCTTATAAAATTTCACAGAAAACACAGCTTTTGCGATTTGCAACACTTCAACTCCAGTATCACGGATACTATTCGTCTTCCACTTTCTGTAATTATCTGAATGGAGAGGTATCTTTACGTTTCTAA
- the glgB gene encoding 1,4-alpha-glucan branching protein GlgB, with protein MDPFFLNTQHVELLVSGKQSSPQDLLGIVSESLNQDRIVLFRPGAKTVFVELQGKIQQAESHHSGIFSLPVTKGISPQDYRVYHQNGLLAHDPYAFPLLWGEIDSFLFHEGTHQHIYDRMGAIPCEIGGVPGVRFVIWAPHAQRVSVVGDFNCWHGLVNPLHKVSDQGVWELFVPGLTAGSCYKWEIVTASGQVLIKSDPYGKFFGSPPQSVSVVVDDRYEWGDKEWLDERSKKAEGPMNIYEVHVGSWRWQEEQPLNYRELADQLSLYCKQMHYTHVELLPVTEHPLNESWGYQTTGYYAPTSRYGSFEDLQYFIDTMHQHGIGVILDWVPGHFPVDSFAMSNFDGTPLYEYTRNPSPLHPHWHTYTFDYAKPEVCNFLLGSALFWIDKMHIDGIRVDAVSSMLYLDYGRNPGEWIPNRYGGRENLDAVRFLQQFNTIIHEKYPGVLTFAEESTTFPKITVSVEEGGLGFDYKWNMGWMHDTLHYFEKDFPYRPYHQSDLTFPQWYAFSERFLLPFSHDEVVHGKRSLIGKMPGDAWRQFAQLRLLLGYQICQPGKKLLFMGGEFGQGREWSPNRELDWDLLDIHYHQGVHLCSQKLNSLYVNSPQLWKGDHLPQSFRWIDFSDTRNGVVAYLRFASDEDKEALLCVHHFGVNHFLHYILPMLPMKSCSLLMNTDDLAFGGSGKGFRNPKMLTPEMVRKEKTSSELAPLDDDGSVAWGLDIEMPPSATLIFSVTLQ; from the coding sequence GTGGATCCTTTCTTCTTAAATACACAACATGTAGAGCTTCTTGTTTCAGGGAAACAGAGTAGCCCGCAAGATCTTTTAGGAATTGTTTCTGAAAGTCTGAATCAGGATCGGATAGTTCTTTTTCGTCCTGGAGCAAAGACTGTTTTTGTTGAGCTGCAAGGAAAGATTCAGCAAGCAGAATCGCATCATTCAGGGATTTTTTCTCTCCCTGTCACGAAAGGAATTTCTCCTCAAGACTATCGAGTGTATCATCAAAATGGTCTATTAGCTCATGATCCCTATGCATTTCCTTTGCTTTGGGGAGAAATCGATTCTTTTTTATTCCATGAAGGGACCCATCAGCATATCTATGATCGCATGGGTGCTATTCCTTGTGAAATTGGAGGGGTGCCTGGAGTGCGGTTTGTTATTTGGGCTCCGCATGCTCAAAGAGTTTCTGTTGTTGGAGATTTTAACTGCTGGCATGGACTTGTTAACCCTCTTCATAAAGTTTCAGATCAAGGAGTTTGGGAGTTATTTGTTCCTGGCCTCACGGCAGGTTCTTGTTATAAGTGGGAAATAGTTACAGCATCTGGTCAGGTTCTTATCAAATCTGATCCTTATGGTAAATTTTTTGGATCTCCTCCGCAAAGCGTTTCTGTTGTTGTGGATGATCGCTATGAGTGGGGAGATAAAGAGTGGTTAGACGAGCGCTCTAAAAAAGCCGAAGGCCCTATGAATATTTATGAAGTGCATGTAGGGTCTTGGAGATGGCAAGAAGAGCAGCCTTTAAATTATAGAGAGTTAGCTGATCAACTGTCCCTCTATTGTAAGCAGATGCATTATACGCATGTGGAGTTGCTCCCTGTAACAGAGCATCCTTTGAATGAATCTTGGGGATATCAAACAACAGGATATTATGCTCCAACTAGTCGTTACGGTTCTTTTGAGGATTTACAGTATTTTATAGATACCATGCATCAGCATGGTATTGGGGTTATTTTGGACTGGGTTCCGGGACATTTCCCTGTAGATTCTTTTGCAATGAGTAATTTTGATGGTACACCATTATACGAGTATACTAGAAATCCTAGTCCATTGCATCCTCATTGGCATACATATACCTTTGATTATGCCAAGCCTGAGGTTTGTAATTTCTTATTAGGGAGTGCTCTATTTTGGATAGATAAAATGCATATAGATGGTATCCGAGTCGATGCTGTTTCTTCCATGCTTTATCTTGATTATGGACGAAATCCAGGGGAGTGGATTCCGAATCGCTATGGGGGAAGAGAAAACCTTGATGCAGTCCGTTTTCTTCAGCAATTTAACACAATCATTCATGAGAAGTATCCAGGTGTCTTGACCTTTGCTGAAGAGTCTACAACATTCCCCAAGATCACTGTGTCTGTGGAAGAAGGAGGATTAGGTTTTGATTATAAATGGAATATGGGCTGGATGCATGATACATTGCATTATTTTGAAAAAGATTTTCCTTACCGGCCATATCATCAAAGCGATCTGACTTTCCCTCAGTGGTATGCCTTTAGTGAAAGGTTCTTGCTACCATTTTCTCATGACGAGGTAGTTCATGGGAAACGGAGTTTAATTGGTAAAATGCCTGGGGATGCCTGGAGACAGTTCGCTCAGTTACGTTTGCTATTGGGGTATCAAATCTGTCAACCAGGGAAGAAATTGCTCTTTATGGGCGGAGAATTTGGGCAAGGACGAGAGTGGTCGCCGAATCGCGAATTGGATTGGGATTTATTGGATATCCATTACCATCAGGGAGTACATTTATGCTCTCAAAAGTTAAACTCCTTATATGTGAATAGCCCTCAGTTGTGGAAAGGAGATCATTTACCACAGAGTTTTCGTTGGATAGATTTTAGTGATACTCGTAATGGTGTTGTTGCTTATTTGCGATTTGCTTCTGATGAGGATAAGGAAGCATTGCTTTGCGTGCATCATTTTGGCGTGAATCATTTCCTTCATTACATTTTACCGATGCTCCCTATGAAATCGTGTTCTTTGCTTATGAATACAGACGATTTAGCGTTTGGGGGATCGGGCAAAGGTTTTCGAAATCCCAAAATGTTAACTCCTGAAATGGTTAGAAAAGAGAAAACCTCTTCAGAACTAGCTCCTCTGGATGATGATGGTAGCGTTGCTTGGGGATTAGATATCGAGATGCCTCCGTCAGCAACGCTCATTTTTTCTGTAACACTACAATAA
- a CDS encoding Ulp1 family isopeptidase, producing MNITNNPPPTTSSLAPFITSDSSNLSTTPQSFKEASLVDKVIRVLLVLFLIIFSCGLILCAYSFRDLLDIDTATQAPSGPADRLLAHVEDALSGPVPTWDNEHLFQHSCLMYEKYGTVLPLNIFAPLTKFNCVEHICNCLLAKQILEQCGECDLPCPPTCTPENYYQLLREACVFPFILWHDPHAHTQEAMLAKMEQNIRSGRVGNSHWALIIVDICRRCVTYFDSLYDFVWHPEQTQAQLNELASALGNIYPEGESNTPFQTCIGSTFQVQPLGELSCGVWCCQFLEWYLENPDFSLEDKVPVSVCDRKSMLTRFCAASQASMSKYSALNWPSH from the coding sequence ATGAACATAACGAATAACCCACCACCAACCACTTCTTCCTTGGCTCCCTTTATAACCTCAGACTCTAGCAATCTTTCCACCACCCCCCAATCTTTTAAAGAGGCTTCTTTAGTGGACAAGGTTATTAGAGTATTGTTGGTTCTCTTCCTTATTATATTCTCTTGCGGACTCATCCTCTGTGCGTACTCATTCCGAGATCTTTTAGACATAGACACCGCAACGCAAGCCCCTTCTGGACCTGCAGATAGACTCCTAGCTCATGTTGAGGATGCTTTATCTGGTCCTGTTCCTACTTGGGATAATGAACACCTATTCCAACACTCTTGCCTAATGTACGAAAAATACGGAACCGTTCTCCCATTGAATATCTTCGCCCCACTTACTAAATTCAATTGTGTCGAACATATTTGTAACTGCCTACTTGCCAAACAAATCCTCGAACAATGTGGAGAATGTGATCTTCCTTGTCCTCCTACCTGTACACCAGAAAATTACTACCAACTTTTAAGAGAAGCCTGTGTCTTCCCATTCATCTTATGGCATGATCCTCACGCACATACACAAGAAGCTATGTTAGCAAAAATGGAACAAAACATACGCTCTGGACGAGTTGGAAATAGCCACTGGGCATTAATCATTGTAGATATATGCCGAAGATGTGTCACATATTTTGATAGCCTTTACGACTTTGTATGGCATCCTGAACAAACCCAAGCACAACTAAACGAGCTAGCTTCTGCTCTCGGGAATATCTATCCAGAAGGAGAATCTAATACTCCTTTCCAAACCTGCATCGGATCAACATTCCAAGTACAACCCCTAGGAGAATTAAGCTGTGGTGTTTGGTGCTGCCAATTCTTAGAGTGGTACCTTGAAAATCCGGATTTCTCTCTCGAAGATAAAGTCCCCGTAAGCGTATGCGATAGAAAATCTATGCTCACTAGATTTTGCGCTGCATCCCAAGCATCCATGTCCAAATATTCCGCTTTAAACTGGCCATCACATTAA
- a CDS encoding polymorphic outer membrane protein middle domain-containing protein: MTRRILPLSLVFIPLSCISASETDTLKLPNLTFGGREIEFIVTPPSSIAAQYITYANVSNYRGNFTISSCTQDQWFSRGLSTTNSSGAFVESMTSFTAIDNADLFFCNNYCTHQGGGGAINATGLISFKNNQNILFYNNTTIGTQFTGVALRTERNRGGALYGSSIELINNHSLNFINNTSGDMGGAVSTIQNLVIKNTSGIVAFENNHTTDHIPNTFATILARGGAVGCQGACEISHNTGPVVFNSNYGGYGGAISTGGQCIFRDNKDKLIFINNSALGWHNTSAQGNGAVISAGGEFGLLNNKGPIYFENNNASYIAGAISCNNLNFQENGPIYFLNNSALYGGAFHLFASPAANYIHTGSGDIIFNNNTELSTTGMSAGLRKLFYIPGTTNNNPITLSLGAKKDTRIYFYDLFQWGGLKKANTPPENSPHTVTINPSDEFSGAVVFSYKNISSDLQAHMIASKTHNQIKDSPTTLKFGTMSIENGAEFEFFNGPLTQESTSLLALGQDSILTVGKDASLTITHLGIILPGLLNDQGTTAPRIRVNPQDMTQNTNSNQAPVSTENVATQKIFFSGLVSLVDENYESVYDSCDLSRGKANQPILHIETTNDAQLSNDWKNTLNTSLYSLPHYGYQGLWTSNWMTTTRTVSLTNSTETQTANNSIQEQKNTSETFDSNSTTTAKIPSIRASTGGTTPLATTDVTVTRHSLVVSWTPIGYIADPARRGDLIANNLVSSGRNTTLYLRSLLPDDSWFALQGSAATLFTKQQKRLDYHGYSSASKGYAISSQASGAHGHKFLFSFSQSSDTMKEKRTNNKISSRYYLSALCFEQPMFDRIALIGAAAYNYGTHKTYNFYGTKKFSKGNFHSTTLGGSLRCELRDSMPFQSIMLTPFIQALISRTEPASIQEQGDLARLFSLKQPHTAVVSPIGIKGVYSSNKWPTVSCEMEVAYQPTLYWKRPILNTVLIKNNGSWETTNTPLAKHSFYGRGSSSLKFSYLKLFANYQAQVATSTVSHYMNAGGALVF; encoded by the coding sequence ATGACTCGCAGAATTCTCCCTCTTTCACTTGTTTTCATTCCTTTATCTTGTATTTCGGCCAGTGAAACCGATACACTCAAACTTCCGAACTTGACTTTTGGTGGTAGAGAGATTGAATTCATAGTTACTCCGCCTAGCTCCATTGCTGCTCAATACATCACTTACGCAAATGTTTCTAATTATAGAGGGAACTTTACTATTTCAAGTTGTACGCAGGATCAATGGTTTTCGAGAGGTTTAAGCACTACAAACTCTAGTGGAGCTTTTGTTGAGTCTATGACTTCTTTCACAGCCATTGACAATGCAGACTTGTTTTTTTGTAACAATTATTGCACCCATCAGGGAGGAGGGGGAGCTATAAATGCTACAGGCCTTATTAGCTTTAAAAACAACCAAAACATATTGTTCTATAATAATACAACTATTGGAACTCAATTTACAGGAGTAGCATTAAGAACCGAAAGGAATCGCGGAGGGGCTTTATACGGATCAAGCATCGAGCTAATTAATAATCATAGCTTAAATTTTATCAATAACACTTCTGGGGATATGGGAGGAGCCGTATCCACAATCCAAAACCTAGTTATCAAAAATACGTCCGGAATAGTTGCTTTTGAAAATAACCATACTACTGATCACATACCCAACACATTTGCTACAATTCTTGCTCGAGGAGGAGCTGTTGGCTGCCAAGGTGCCTGCGAAATCTCACACAATACTGGTCCGGTAGTCTTCAATTCCAACTATGGAGGATACGGAGGAGCTATCAGCACCGGGGGACAGTGTATTTTTAGAGATAATAAGGATAAGCTTATTTTTATAAATAATAGCGCTTTAGGATGGCATAACACTAGTGCTCAAGGAAATGGAGCAGTTATAAGCGCAGGAGGAGAGTTTGGTCTTCTAAATAATAAAGGCCCTATCTACTTTGAGAATAATAATGCCTCATACATAGCAGGAGCTATTTCCTGCAACAACCTTAATTTTCAAGAAAATGGTCCTATCTATTTTCTTAATAATTCGGCTCTGTATGGAGGAGCTTTTCACCTATTTGCAAGCCCAGCTGCGAACTATATTCATACTGGCTCTGGGGATATTATCTTCAACAATAATACAGAGCTTTCAACTACCGGAATGTCAGCAGGTTTGCGAAAACTTTTTTATATTCCTGGAACAACCAACAATAACCCTATCACCCTATCTCTTGGTGCTAAGAAAGATACTCGCATCTATTTTTATGATCTTTTTCAATGGGGAGGCTTAAAAAAAGCTAATACACCCCCTGAAAATAGCCCGCACACCGTTACCATCAATCCTTCGGATGAGTTCTCTGGCGCTGTTGTGTTTTCATACAAAAACATATCCAGTGATCTACAAGCTCACATGATTGCCAGTAAAACTCATAACCAAATTAAAGACTCCCCCACTACCTTGAAGTTTGGGACTATGTCCATAGAAAATGGCGCAGAGTTTGAATTTTTCAATGGCCCTCTTACTCAAGAAAGCACTAGCCTTCTTGCTTTAGGACAAGATTCTATTCTTACTGTAGGGAAAGACGCTTCTCTCACTATTACGCATCTTGGAATCATTTTGCCAGGTCTTCTCAATGACCAAGGTACTACAGCTCCACGTATTCGTGTTAATCCCCAAGATATGACACAGAATACAAACTCTAACCAAGCTCCAGTAAGCACAGAGAACGTGGCAACTCAAAAGATCTTTTTCTCCGGTCTTGTCTCGTTAGTAGATGAAAATTACGAATCAGTTTATGACAGCTGCGACCTATCCCGAGGAAAAGCAAATCAACCCATTTTACATATCGAAACGACTAATGATGCGCAGTTAAGCAATGATTGGAAAAACACTCTCAATACCTCGCTATATTCTTTACCACATTACGGATACCAAGGACTCTGGACATCTAATTGGATGACAACCACCCGTACGGTCTCTCTTACCAATAGTACAGAGACTCAAACAGCCAACAATTCTATTCAAGAACAAAAAAACACTAGCGAAACTTTTGATTCCAACAGTACAACTACAGCTAAGATTCCTTCCATTAGAGCTTCTACAGGAGGAACAACTCCTCTTGCTACAACGGACGTAACAGTCACTAGACACTCCTTAGTAGTGAGCTGGACCCCAATCGGATATATAGCAGATCCTGCTCGTAGAGGGGATCTTATTGCGAATAATTTAGTGTCTTCTGGAAGAAATACAACCCTGTACTTACGTTCATTACTACCAGATGACTCTTGGTTCGCTTTACAAGGATCTGCAGCTACGCTATTCACCAAACAGCAGAAACGCTTAGATTATCACGGATATTCTTCTGCATCGAAAGGATATGCTATATCTTCACAAGCATCAGGAGCACACGGACATAAGTTTTTATTTTCCTTTTCCCAATCCTCCGACACAATGAAAGAGAAACGTACCAATAATAAAATTTCTTCTCGTTATTATCTCTCCGCTCTGTGTTTTGAACAACCTATGTTTGATCGTATCGCTCTTATTGGAGCAGCTGCTTATAACTATGGTACTCATAAAACATATAACTTCTATGGAACGAAAAAGTTTTCTAAAGGGAACTTTCACTCTACGACTCTGGGGGGCTCTCTACGTTGCGAACTGCGGGATAGTATGCCTTTCCAATCGATTATGTTGACACCATTCATTCAAGCTCTCATCTCCCGAACAGAGCCTGCATCTATCCAGGAGCAGGGAGACCTGGCTAGATTATTTTCGTTAAAACAACCACATACAGCTGTTGTTTCTCCAATAGGAATTAAAGGTGTTTATTCTTCGAATAAATGGCCAACTGTATCCTGCGAAATGGAGGTAGCATACCAGCCTACTCTTTACTGGAAGCGCCCCATTCTTAATACCGTTTTAATCAAAAACAATGGTTCTTGGGAAACAACAAACACTCCTTTAGCTAAGCATTCCTTTTATGGGAGAGGATCATCTTCTCTAAAATTCTCTTATCTTAAACTATTCGCTAATTATCAAGCGCAGGTGGCTACTTCTACAGTCTCACACTACATGAATGCAGGAGGGGCTCTGGTCTTTTAA